AACCCTTTCAGGAGGAGAGAAGTAATCTATAGAGTGGGTGAAGACTATAAAGTGAGTAGAGAGAAGCAATCTATATGCTATCTAGTTGCATAAGTGTTGTTCCTCTACAGGATAAATTTGGAGTAATTGTTAATGAAATGCAAACTACATTCATGAATCTCCATGTTGGTCAAAGGAGCATTTTAATCCAAACACTTACTCTCATCCACTCtgattttctttctattttttatttcttatcctTGTTGTCTCATACTTTTTCTCTCTTATCTTAATATACTTTTCTTGAGCATTTCAAATCCAAACATCTTCCAAATATTAAACAGAAGAAGGGGACATGTTAATTCTTAAATCTTATTAAATGTGAAAATGATGAGAATCTTTTACAAATTGAGATTGATGATGCATTCGAACAAAAATTAGGTTAAAATGTATGGCCATATGGGTAATAGATTGGTTATTATTCATTCTGTAACttgctgcaaaaaaaaaaaaaaaatgccactaATTGAAAATTGATGAATGGATGTGCTATATTATTTTAGAATCTAGGAGAGGAAAATTCATAATGTCATATCAAATATTCTTGATAATTAGTTTGTAATAACAtctgaatttaaataaattttttgtgtGGAAATTTGTCCATTGATTGACTGATTGGCAATTGATGGTTACTGAGTGTGGTCTTTGGGCTGTGGTGGTTTCTTATTGTGCCAAATGTTTCAAGAGTTGATGGCCTGATGCATCACTTAAGAAAGAAGGAAGACGGATTTGTTGCCTTTCAGGAGCATTGTAGATCACTCCTTAGGATTCCACTGGGTGGAGATAAAATGAAAGATAGAGGCAAATGGATATTAATGCTACAAAATTTTCCATTCTGTGTTATCAATGTTGAGACACTCCATGCTAATTGACCTTGATTAGcttcaaaataattaattttatgcCAGTCTCACAAGATTATGAGCTCTGCTTATATGAAATTGATTATTTGCCAATAAGGCTTATTAATTGTTCCTACACTTAAAGAACTTGTTCGGGATATTgtattttgaattctttgtgtTATCAATCTTGAGGCAGACTCTGTGACTAGACCTTGATTGACTTCCAAATTAGTAATTTTATGTCAACTTCACAAGCTTATAGGATGCTTATGCCACAGGCCTTACTGGAGATGCTATTTTCCAAATACACAGGCGATAATCTATGTTGTTGATTCAAGTGATACTGATAGGCTGATAATAGCCAAAGATGAGTTTCATGCAATACTGGAGGTACTCCTGCTGGTTTATGTATTATGACTAATTCATTGATGAGTTTCATGTATTATGACACTAAAGCACATTTTACCCTTTTAAGTTGTTTCAAGTTTCATTTATATTTGTTCAGTTATCTTTGGTTATTATCTGGGCTGTGAGTATTTTTCAATGTGACCCACAAGGAAATTGTGTATTAGTAATTTGACACTTCACGAAATTTTGTTTTGTTAATTGGAATTTTCAGTTTATTAGCAGCTTTTGTTTAATTGTTTTATAAGTTCACTCTGGTGAATTAGCGGGGTTCCTAATTTCAGACAGTTGATCTTTCTTATGTAGACCACTgtcttaaattttcatgaaattgccAAAGTTTCTGTCAAAATTTCCCTTTTCGACGATTCTCTAAATCAAACTAGTGGTCAATTTTGGtctcaaaattttcttcaaaatgtCCATGAACCATCAAAattaatcaaatatctcaaaatttatgcaatttttttttcctgaaaatttaacGAAGGAAAAAAATTCCCTTGAAAGTGAAACTTGAGATTCAAAACTTGCACTTGAAATTTCTCTATTAatacattttcatttttttattgaaaataaaaaaagatacgACTTTTAGGGCCTGTTTTGAACTTGGAAAACATTAGGAGAAggcaataaaaaaataaaggaaccCACTTTTTCATGTTTACTTACCAAGgaaagtaggaaagaaaataaaatatgtagtGAATAGAGATTGATTTTAGACTTCATTAACCTTTacctttattttaaattttgatcaTAGTAGAACAATTTTTATCTTATATTGAAATgcaagggaagttttataggacagctataagaccagctaagctatatggattggaatgttgggccacgaagaaacataatatccaaaaagtaaaagtttccgagatgagaatgctcagatggatgagtggtataacattgaaagataaattaaggaatgaacatattcgtggtaagttaggtgtagctcctatagaagataagataagggagggacgactcagatggtatggacacttgcaacgtaggccttatagtgcacctgtgaggaagagtgacttagttattgtacggggcagtagaaggggtaggggtagacctaaaataatttgggaggagatagtgagtaaggatttaatatccttgaacttatcaaaagaaatggtccatgatcgcataaattggcggaaaatgattcatatagctgaccccacttagtggaactaaggcttggttttgttgttgttgttattgaaatgaatctccttctttctctttcctcttttttttttccctttaaacAAACCCATTGATCCAGAATGGAGCCATAGGCTTttaaaatttgatgcaaaatagAGCTTAGATATTAGATACAACATTTAATTCGACTTTGTATTTGCATAATCACTAATATTTaactgaattttgaatttcatttatattaattgaattatgtttaatatgattattTGCTTACAGCTATTGCACCTTGTACACCGTATACTTGTCattgaagtaatttttttttttctagttgtAAATCTTGAATATTATTGTCTACATTTTTTGGAGTTTCGTAAAAAGAAATTCTATGCTTCACTAATAATTTCCAccatttttaaaatctaaattgAAATTAGCATAGATATTGAAACTTACATGGCTAAAATTTTAGTCAGAGTGAAATTTATAACCTTGATATGCATGGTAATTCTAAGCTTATGAATTTGGTTACTGATATTTATATTTCAATAGAACTaatatttgtgatttttttttgatGATACAAGCCACTTTGCAAGAGTTCCGGATGATATTGGAAGTGTTTTTATATGCTATATTCAATTTTTGAAGACATatattttgtttcttcttcttttattttttaatagaaaagaaACATTTTCTTTAGttctttatttaatatttataagaTTGTTGTTTTTTAATCATTTATTCAAATGGACACTTTTTTATGTGGTGGAAACTATCATAGATATTTCTTGAAGCTAAAAAGTTATTAATAAATCAATAAAATTTTAGCtgtgaaaatttaattaatgcttTGCATTAGAAATTTAGTCCCTTTTAATTGATATAAGAAGCAAATAAATGCCATGTGTTGGGGTATTCCAGTTTTGCGACTTTAACTTATGATTTTGGTGCATGATTTTGTCTTGGAGGGAAGGTTGGTTAACCTAGATGTGATCATGCAGTTGTTGTGCGGACGGTTGTGGTATGTCATTGTGACATTGTGGTTGGTTCAGATTGTACTTGTCATGATTTTCTTGAACCTTAGTTTAGGGGTGGGCAtggtttggttaactgaactatTATCCTTGAACCATTAACTAAACCGAAGTTTAGGTTCGTTAGAAAATGTGAACCGAAATTGAACCATTTTAAAATGATTAACTGAAATTCAGTTAGCCGGTTTTTAGAACCCTTTaagtataatttaaaattttgaagtaactaaaaataatattgtttattttataataatcaacatgtaaaattaaaatacttaaaataaaatttaagcatGAATATTAGATTAATAcaactttttaaattttatatgatattatatataatatgtattttatatgtatatttatagtatattggtttggtttggttaattgTGGCTATTGAATGCGCCAAATCGAAACTAAACCGATAATCAAAAAAATTAAGAACTCCGAACCGAAACTGAACCGAAAAAATGGTTAACCAATGCTCCGgttcaatttggttcggttttgcagtttgatttgatttttttgattttttagtttttcttgcCCACCCCTACCTTAGATGTATGATCACTAGATCCTTGGTGGTTACTCATATTTGAGCGGGAATATGTCGGAGACATGAATTTTGGGAGAACACTAGGAGTAGATTACCTCATCCCGTATCCTATCGGGTATTAAGTGGGCACCTAGAGGAGTGCTTTGGGGTGAGCTCTTGACATCATCAAGGGGTGTCTTGGGCTTTCATGTGAGATTTGGAGTCCGATGGACTATCCATTTGGGAATGAGATTGCATAGTACTCTCAACTCAGAGGTTTATATCTGTCCCTCCTTGGTCGTTAGTTATCTTGTTGGGCGGAGTCATTCTTGATCTGCTTGGACTATCAAGGGGTGTTAATCCTTCGTGTGTACTGCTCGAGTCGTGTATGGTGTCACTTCCCTAGTCTTGGCTGGTGGGCGGTAAGTGACGGGTACGCTGACTAGGGGTGAAATCAGTTCACCTCAATTCGGTTATGGCATAAATCGAAAATTGAACTGAAAACTATGGTTATTGTTTGAGGGAAACTAAAACCGAAACGAATCGAATCTGCTATTCCTTTGGAGAATCGAACATTGGGCAGTTTGGttactatttttttttggtttttaattgattttatttttatttttaatattcaatGATTCTTTTGTTCTCCCACGTTTTCTCAGCAACCAAGCAATCAAACAGATCATTTTCACATTCAAACTAACCTGATAACTCCAACAAAACCAAGAGAACTCGAGAAACCTCTGAGCAAACCATTCAAATTTCAAACCCAAATTGACAAATCAAACCGGCAAAGTCCCATAGAGCTAGCTCGCATCGTTGGGTCGAGTGTAGCCTCTGCAAATCAATAGGAGGCAAATGGTTAGAGTGCTGAGGAGATTAGTGGCTTTGTGCTTGGCAGACGCGTCGACAGATTTGAAAAAGTGAACCTTGTCAACGACCTCCAGTCCTCGGTGTAGCTAAGGAGGCGTTCATGATGGTGTGTTACTTGGTGGAGTTAGAGAGGAGCTGGTTGAGGTTGCTAGCCTACTATGCTGGCGAGGGTTGTAGGGTTGGGGCTTGGGGGCTTATGGCAGGGTGGTGCCACAGTGGGTTAGGAGGCAGAGGCAATGCCGAAGAAACCCTAAATGGCTAAATCCCTAATCGTAATTGAGTTTTGAGAATGAGAAGTGAgaattgagaagaaaaatcagttttttccaaaatttatatagGTTAATATTCTAGCGTGCCACACTTTATTGTACTTGGGACTGTGGACCAATCATATgttaacatacatatatatatatatatatatatattatcaattaatatatataattaatattttaatcaaTTTTTCAGTTCAATTAGGTCCAGAAAACCAAAATTGAAACCAAAATCGAAAATTTTGGAAATCCCAAACATAAACCGAAATCAAATACTGAAAAACCGAACCGCTTGTGATTTCAGTCCAAATTTGGTGCGGTTTTcggttttttggtaatttttgtacacccctaacaCTGACACAAGGTTGTACTATCGGAATGAGAGTTACTCTCAGTACTAATGGAATGTGAGTGCAACTCCCTTTCCCTTCGAGTCCGAGTTCCTCTATGGTGACCTTAGTTGGATCAAGGGTTGTTGCCATGAGACTTAACCACTAGGTTAGACATTTGAGTGTTTCCTTTGGTAAGGATGAGTTTGGCTGGGCTAGACTTGGTGTAGTCTTGTTGTCGCATGAATGTGACTCCTTGACACTTTGGGAGATCTTGACAAGGGTGATTTCTTTTGGCCATTGAGACCTCGACGTTTGCGACACCGTACATTAGTGCATAATATTTTTTCAGGTTCAAATCTTAACTTATTAAAATAAATactgtaaatttaattatatctaattttaatttataattaaatttgattctttttttgtattatttttcttattttaaatgACAAGGATATTTCTATCTacaaaatgatttttattattttctacttTTAGATATAGTATAGGTGCATTGATGTGTGTAATACTGAGGAAGCTTTCATTGTAACATGTTAGCATATTCAATCTGTTGCTAACATGGCACCTTAATACTTGTTAGGCTTCCAGtttttatatatgtgtgtatatgttTGAGTCAGAGTTGACAAGAGAGAATATGCTTAGGTAGTAAGAAACtcaaataaaattcaaacacaaaacaaaaaaaattatacctGTGCATTGCATTTGTCTAAAGCTAGTTACACATGATTTCTCAACTTGTAGCATGTGATTTTATGCCAGAGCATAAAGTATTAATTCTGTGTTGtaggcaaggtcttaaatttcaatttcgactcaaatttcgaagctccaaaagtatggaaattttgacgaaaattttgattttgatgtcaatttcgatttcaatttgaaaaaataatgaaaataagtagtaaaacatgaaattcttttatgaagctttagaaatgattaatagacataacaatgtaagttttaggactaatatattacaagtaaatacatctatgctgtctatgaggtggagaagttgtaatataatatgtgcatcaaacatatttgtaagataatgtccattaaacatatttagtgaatcagttaatacaaatgaaattcaaaaatcatttaaatatgatttattatacaaataatgataatttatatATGCGTGGTTAAATAAAATGTCGTAAGTTTACTCTTTCattaatttcaaaagcacttgtaaaataaaataaaataaaataaattaagagagaaatttccaTTCACTCCTAAATCTCATTTGCattccgaggaaatttcattgcatagttcaaatttcgacaaatttcgataaattttggacgATTCGTTGAAATTTTGACagaattatgcaagacggaaatcggctaccatttcgattttgagggtgatggaaaccggaaatttcgacagaaattttgacaatttcgtggaaattgtggaaatttaagaccaggGTTGTAGGtgattaattatatatttttttgacaaCCTTCAACGCAGGTGATTTTCTTTGTTTAGCTATACTTGGGGGCATCCCCGTGATGCCCTTTGATGAAATCCTTCTTTGCTGATGCAAAAAATGTATTAACGTTGCGTTGCTTATATTTTGTTGTGATTTTGTATTGTTTATCAACTCATACTTTGGATAGGCGTGCAGTGTGTACATGCTTTTATTATTTATATCAGTCAGCACAGTGGTACCCAGTAGCAGCAACAGTATCTAGGCTGGTTTTGTTGCCTAAAGTTTTCTCTTATTCCTTGCATCTTGTTTATTTGTGCATAACTTTAGTCCCCTGCACCcgtctgctctctctctctctctctatatatatatatatatatgtgtgtgtgtgtgatggtTTGACTTTTGTCCATCTTTTTTTCCTTGGACTTACCATTATCAGTAGCTTCGCTTATGGCTGCATTTGCCAATGTTTCATGCATTTTATCAGCCATGGTTAAATTGCCATGCAATAGACATCTAAAAATGCTTATTTATATGTTTGAGAATTTTGATAGGAGGAAGAGTTAAAGGGTGCAGTTGTTCTAATTTTTGCTAACAAGCAGGTTTGTATTATTGCCTCATTATTTATAGTCTAAAAGTGCGTACTtcgagtttatttatttattttggcataatctaaatttttgatttttgatttttatttttgaaacttcTTTCATCATATGGAGGAGAAAAGATTTGAGACCTATTATAATTGTCACATGCTTTTTACTGCATTTACTGTTAAATATATTAGTTCCACCATTTTTGGTGTTGGAGTTAATAATATTTGTATGTTTTCTTTTTGATCAATGCAGGATCTTCCTGGTGCACTTGATGATGCAGCGGTAACTGAGGCCTTGGAGTTGCACAAGATTAAAAACCGCCAGTGGGCTATTTTTAAAACTTCTGCCATAAAGGGGGAAGGTCTCTTTGAGGGATTGGATTGGTGAGCTCATTTAATGCTTTAATGATACAGAACTTGGCATTGGTCCAATAGTGTTTAGGCACTAGTGCTTCTTGATTTAGTTTCCGTAAGGTTCGGAATTTTAGATGTTCATTGCCTCAATGAAGTCTAACACCACCATGATGAAGCTTGCTGTATCAAAAATTAATAGAACTTCTAACACTGAGTTGCTAGAAATGTGGAACTAGCAGATCacacgcgcgcgcacacacacgaGAAGTAGTTTTGCTCACCACTCATGGACTCCACCAAAGCTTAGAAGCAAGAGAATTCACTACTCTAAAGATGCAAGGCAAAGGGCAAAGTCTCcaatattcattaaaaagcacTCAATTTTCTAATACACGCAAGCTTTTATTGGCTTGGAACAACCCTCCAAGCACAGGACAATTCTACTCCATGTTTTCCACCCAAATGTAATTGACTTTAACAAAACAAAGACCCAAAAGAAGAGCTTAACTCATTTTCTTACACAAGGAATACGGGCAAACACATAGAAAGCTTAAACTGGTAGACTGCACCCTATCATTCAAATAACCATAACTCCTAGCAGACAACTCCACTTAATGTGTAATTTTCATCTACTGTAAAGAACACTTCTTCAACTTTAATTCCATAGTTGCTGTGCATGTTTTCAAGCTCTTGAACCTTTTCGAAATTGGGTTCAAAATTAGGCCAAAACGTATGGGTCCTCAACTTCAAGAACTGAATCTGTTTGCAGCATTAAGTCACCTTCCAGCACCCTAAAGTCACTTGAACTCTTTGAGCGCACTCCTGTCATGCTCTTCTGGTTGAAGAAGACTCTTCAAGTCATATGTGTTATTATTCACCATTACGAGGAGAAAAATCAACAATATTGGAAATGTCTATAGCATCATGAAATTCAATGTTGTATGCATTTTCACCAATCTGCTTGAGAACTTTGATCATCAGTCCAtagctttagctttccaaattGGCTTCCTGGGAATCTTCCCTTACCAAGGAGAATCTATACTAGATTATGCCCTTTTGAATTCAGCAAATTTTCAATGCTTCTTGGCTTGCCCATGATACTTCTAATTTTTCTTCACAATCTTATGAATCTGTTTATGcaacttttgaatttgtttagCGCTCTCTTTCAGTTATTAGTGATTGGACGAGGAGCCACATCCAATGGGCTTAGTGGATTTTGGGCATAAACAACTTGAAAAGGAATACAACTTTGGCTAGTTGAATGATTGTAACCAACTTCGGCTTGTGGAAAAACAAGATCCCAATCCTTAATATTCATTTTAACCAAACTAAGGATGAGACCAAACTCTTGTTTACAACCTCTATTTGACCATTAGTTTGGGGATGACAAGTGTTGCTGAATTGAAGACGAGTTCCAAGCTTTCTCCAACAGAATGACTCATTTACTTGGAATCTGATCTGAAGTGATTGTTTTTAGAATGCCATGAAGTTTGAAATCTTTCTAAAGTATAGATTGGCAACATTAGTAGCATCTATAGTCTTGCTACATGGAACAAAATGTACCATTTTAGAGAAACAATCAACCATCACAATGATTGAATCTCTTTTAGTTTTTGGTGGAGCTCCTAGGCAATTATAGGACAAATCCATATTGAATTCTTCTGATAGAGCTTTAGTTACTGGCAATTGGGTGCATAATTCTGTGTTTTGACTGAGTTTTGGCTTATATGGCATGTTTTGCATTGCTGAGTAAACATAGTAACATCTCTTTCCATGTTTGGCTGACGTTTGCAGACATTACATCTGTACAAAATTTGATGGCATGGTTACAAATTCCAAAGtcataaatttataaatttagttTTGATGCATTTTTTCTATTTTATGCAATTGTTTATGTAGGTTGAGTAACACACTCAAGTCAGGAGGTGGCTAAATGTTTTCATTGAAGAATTAGATACCTATATCCAAGCCAAAACTACAAGGCATGTCACTTTGCAACTTGTTATGAGTGCATATGCCATTTGATTCTCTGTTTTTTGGAATGTACCAGTGAGATACAGTGAAATTCTCATTAAAGATGAACAGTTGGCTTTTGAGCATTACTGCTGCACttcgtcattttttttttttttctttacttcaATTTTGGTTTTTCatattttttggttttcaatttccTTATGTCCTGTTGCTAtaatttccttttcatttcttGAAGAAGTAaggatgtatatttttcttgttgaatACGCTTTGAAAATTTCTTCTGCGTCCCAGTTGAGTAGctcaaaatgaatgcccaaaaaaaaTGGGAGAGCAACCAAATCGCgatatgaaaataaaatcatttagTCGAGAGTTCAATACATTATTAAACAAACTTGGTAAATTACCAACATGTTATTAGTGACACCAACTCAATTCATCAATTTGTAGACTAATGAGTTATTTTTAATGGATTTTTTTTATTAGATTGCTTGTCTCATCATTAATGATTGCACTAATCCATACCCATTAACTCCTCAAGTAGGATATATTCATATAATTATTTGGGTCATGATGGGTGATCCATTTAGATCCATTTATTGAATGGGTTAAATGAGTATGTGGGCATAGTCCataaattcatttaaaattttaattttattaattataataataaataatttatttaatttatccTAGTTAAAAatatacaagtaattaatattaaattgaattttcATGTGTGATGTAATTGTgtattgtttggtttgaatatttatataattatatacttaaTTTAACTTGATTTCAAACTAATCAATATGTATGCATGTTTGTAATTGCATAATTGGTTTGGTTTATACATGTTCGTAATCATGTCGGTATGTGATTATAGTATTTACTATATTTTTTaagtaattaaattatataattatgtactTAATATTATAATAAGGAAATTCACGtgcataattttataattttggaTAACTTGGTTACAATACGTATTATGTTTATGTAAGTAATTtgattttctttcatttttcaaatcaataaataTGTATGCATGTACGTATTTTACATAACTTGGATAATTGATTGTTGATAACACCTATCATTTGATTAAAATATgcataattatgtaattaatacTGTTATTCAGAAAATCTATAtgcataatttttaaattatgaataattataaatatatgaaaTTGGTTTGATTCATGTACATATATAACTGGTTTATTATaaatatgtatgtaattatgtaGTTACATATTATAATtaaacaacacaattatatagttaatgttataatttttagaaatatgTGGACATAATATTATAATCATGAAAAATTTCATTTAAATATGTACGTAATGATGCAATTATGTATGTACGTAATTGATttggtttagttttccaaatcaattaatatgcatgcatgtatgtaattACATCATTGGTTTGGTTTGGATATGTGTAtgtaattatataaatatgtaattaGCTTGTTTTACTTATGAGTGtctgtaattatgtaattatgaatGTAAACAATTGGTTGGATTCGTCTATATAAATGTATGAATGCATGTAATTACAATGGTTGATTAAGATATGTTTAAAATTTGTAGATATGCATATAATTATAGCATTGGTTACATCTAtcttttgaaattaaactatataatttaagtacaaaattaatattataattcaaaaatatatatacataattcgTAATTATGGATAcctccatttatatatatatacacataattatgcaattatgagtCTACATAATTGGTTAGGTTTAGTTATGCAAATCAATTAAAATGCATGCATGTACGTAATTATGTAACTTGTTGATTAAGTTGTatttataattatatagatatgtaATTATAGTATTTGCTACAACTACCATTTGAAATAGAAATATgtaatttattatataattaatgctataattcataaatttatacataattttataattattgatTCAAATATGTACATAATTATACAATTATAAGTGCACTCAATTGATTTGATTCCATTATATAAACAAATTAATACATAGCATCCATGCATGTACATAAGCAATTGGCCTTATGGTAAGATCTTCTGCCTGAATTGGATCATCTTTTGAAAAGATGACATATCCACTTCAATTGTAAAAGTATGGCCGATTAGATGGAATTCAAACTTTTCAATTCCTCTTTTTATTGCCAGAATCTCTTTGAAAGTCGAGTGAGAATGTAATTCCGATTCTTTGAAGGAACTGCTCTTGTAACCACAGACATTtctagtcccatctttcttttcttctattGAAGCTGCACCCTAACAGTAGTCATTGGCATCAGTCTGAAggattttttttccctttgttaGGAATCTGGAGTGGTGGCAACTTCATAGCCATTGCTTTTAAAGCGTGAAGTGCTGTGGTATGCTTAGATTCCCATGATGGTGCATCCTTCTTTTTCAAAAGCTGGTGTAGAGGTGCTGTGTATGTTGCCAGCTTTGGGACAAAGTCTGCCATGTAATTAACAATACTAAGAAATTGCTACAATTGCTTTGTCGTCATTTGGTTGTTCGGAAAAGGGTTGAGCTAAGTCGCAATATGTGGTTGGAGTTCGTACTTTCTTGGGCTAATTTTCATACTAAGAAAATCCACAGTATTAACTCCAATAATCATCTTCTTTTCAAACAATAAAATCCCATATTGTGTGAttagttttttaaaatcattCAAAAGTTTGCCATGGGTCTCCTCATCTTTTGAGAATAATAGGATATCATCAATGTAAACAAGGGCATGATGGAGTATGGGCTGGAATATTTTCATCATTGCCTTCTAAAAGATAAAGGGAGTAACTTTAAGCCCAAATGACATGATAGTCCATTGGTAATGGTAGTTTGGAATGTAGAACACTATTTTGGGCCTATCTTTTGGGCTAATGCCTAGTTGCCAAAATCCAGCTTTGAGATCAAACATTAAGAAGGCTTGGGCCTCCAAAAGTTGTGAAAAGAGACTATCTTGATTTGGCAATGCGAATTTATCATCAGCAAGAAAGTTGTTGAGTGGCTGGTACTTGATGACTAACTTGAGTTTTCCTCTCGTTTGCTCAGCCCGTTTATTGACATAAAAGGCTTCGCAAGCCCATTGTGATTTGGTGGGCTCAATTAGCCTTTGATCTTTTAATTGGGCCCCAATGCATAATGATCTAGGTTCATTCCTTTGTGACTTGCCTTCATGGGGTTAAtgtcttcatttttcttgaaaGGAAGGTTGACAAAGAATTCTGAATTCTTCCATAACGGCTTTAGGCATTTCTTTAGGAATTCATTGTGATTATCCACACATTTAAATTGGATAAGTTGGGCCTTGATTTCTTCCATTGTTTGAGTGATATGGAAAACTATTGGAGTCCTTGTCCACTAGAGCAGATAGTTTCAAAACTTGAGTCCTTGTTCTGTCCACTGAATCTTGCCCATGTGTTGGATAATATCGAACCCAATAAGCATTTCTTTTCCAGGAAAATTGAATTGATAAAATGTGGCTTTAATTAAGTGACCAGGATAGAGTCTGATGTAGATTGGAACACTCTTTCTCTAAACACCA
This window of the Malania oleifera isolate guangnan ecotype guangnan chromosome 6, ASM2987363v1, whole genome shotgun sequence genome carries:
- the LOC131157593 gene encoding ADP-ribosylation factor 1 isoform X2, whose translation is MGILFTRMFSSLFGNREARILVLGLDNAGKTTILYRLQMGEVVSTIPTIGFNVETVQYNNIKFQVWDLGCLCHRPYWRCYFPNTQAIIYVVDSSDTDRLIIAKDEFHAILEEEELKGAVVLIFANKQDLPGALDDAAVTEALELHKIKNRQWAIFKTSAIKGEGLFEGLDWLSNTLKSGGG
- the LOC131157593 gene encoding ADP-ribosylation factor 1 isoform X3, whose protein sequence is MGILFTRMFSSLFGNREARILVLGLDNAGKTTILYRLQMGEVVSTIPTIGFNVETVQYNNIKFQVWDLGGQTSIRPYWRCYFPNTQAIIYVVDSSDTDRLIIAKDEFHAILEDLPGALDDAAVTEALELHKIKNRQWAIFKTSAIKGEGLFEGLDWLSNTLKSGGG
- the LOC131157593 gene encoding ADP-ribosylation factor 1 isoform X1, coding for MGILFTRMFSSLFGNREARILVLGLDNAGKTTILYRLQMGEVVSTIPTIGFNVETVQYNNIKFQVWDLGGQTSIRPYWRCYFPNTQAIIYVVDSSDTDRLIIAKDEFHAILEEEELKGAVVLIFANKQDLPGALDDAAVTEALELHKIKNRQWAIFKTSAIKGEGLFEGLDWLSNTLKSGGG
- the LOC131157593 gene encoding ADP-ribosylation factor 1 isoform X4 encodes the protein MGILFTRMFSSLFGNREARILVLGLDNAGKTTILYRLQMGEVVSTIPTIGFNVETVQYNNIKFQVWDLGCLCHRPYWRCYFPNTQAIIYVVDSSDTDRLIIAKDEFHAILEDLPGALDDAAVTEALELHKIKNRQWAIFKTSAIKGEGLFEGLDWLSNTLKSGGG